Proteins found in one Amphiura filiformis chromosome 14, Afil_fr2py, whole genome shotgun sequence genomic segment:
- the LOC140169532 gene encoding beta-1,3-galactosyltransferase 1-like, which yields MGRQLRAYRKFCLLVMCWSSISIYLCFFAHQSHHMENANTEHVELYSTSTMGAVGIASSSQIELDTDVMMAQPSCLKYLKDTNITTLFTVNYTTDIKHCVKNSTFFNSEVINPARTRYIIKNAHICERNAQYDKEVFLLLIILTAPIERMRRDIIRETWGKLTHTDILGKRVAFVFLLGVSESPWVETDIKKENKQYKDICKENFIDSYNNLTLKTLMGLRWTVNFCKEAKFVLKIDSDMIPNLPNLVKHLNDYTYNLEPLFEGHLHPNYAPIRNGQNKERKWNVDKSEYPYPLYPPYVNGPSYLISSDLLPLILTVSAHVKYFRFEDVYMGMIMNVIGVNPKNNGRYSVQPVEEGNGNMCHFSVAFTGLCPVWSVRAMKLVWTKWEDFNTDKCNILENM from the coding sequence ATGGGTCGACAATTACGGGCTTATAGGAAGTTTTGCTTGCTGGTCATGTGTTGGAGTTCTATATCAATATACCTTTGTTTCTTTGCACATCAGTCACATCATATGGAGAATGCTAATACTGAACACGTTGAATTATATAGCACATCAACTATGGGAGCCGTTGGTATAGCTTCATCAAGTCAAATTGAATTGGATACAGATGTAATGATGGCACAACCCTCTTGTTTGAAGTACTTAAAGGATACAAATATTACAACGCTATTCACAGTGAATTATACGACTGATATCAAACATTGCGTTAAAAATAGTACATTCTTCAATTCAGAAGTTATTAATCCAGCTCGTACGCGATATATTATCAAGAACGCGCATATTTGTGAACGAAATGCCCAATATGACAAGGAAGTGTTTCTACTGTTAATTATTCTCACTGCACCCATTGAAAGAATGCGACGTGATATAATTAGAGAAACATGGGGAAAACTTACCCACACGGACATATTAGGGAAACGAGTTGCTTTTGTTTTCCTCTTGGGCGTAAGTGAGAGCCCATGGGTTGAAACCGATATTAAGAAAGAGAATAAACAATATAAAGATATCTGTAAAGAAAACTTTATTGATAGCTACAACAATTTAACGTTAAAGACATTGATGGGACTAAGGTGGACGGTTAATTTTTGCAAAGAAgctaaatttgttttgaaaatcgACAGTGATATGATTCCAAATCTTCCCAATTTGGTGAAACATTTGAACGATTACACTTATAATTTAGAGCCTCTCTTCGAAGGACATTTACATCCTAATTATGCGCCAATAAGAAACGGTCAAAATAAGGAACGCAAATGGAACGTGGATAAGTCGGAGTACCCCTATCCCTTATATCCTCCTTACGTCAACGGTCCTTCCTACCTCATCTCTAGTGATCTACTTCCTCTAATATTGACGGTATCTGCACACGTTAAGTACTTCAGATTTGAAGATGTTTACATGGGGATGATAATGAACGTAATCGGTGTTAACCCAAAGAACAATGGCAGATATAGTGTACAACCAGTTGAGGAGGGGAATGGAAATATGTGCCACTTTTCCGTAGCATTTACCGGATTATGTCCGGTGTGGTCAGTGCGCGCTATGAAATTGGTTTGGACGAAATGGGAGGACTTTAATACTGATAAgtgcaatatattggaaaatATGTAA